One segment of Megalopta genalis isolate 19385.01 unplaced genomic scaffold, iyMegGena1_principal scaffold1113, whole genome shotgun sequence DNA contains the following:
- the LOC143263681 gene encoding uncharacterized protein LOC143263681: MASADIQISTLRRKRGNIIGQITTLTRVLDNSQDPDHCDKLLITEHLNGLVKSWNRFDDIQFEIETLDSSEETRRSEIQCDYYAVVARAKRILQQDESRNNTRNNLTESTASIVSAPIAVKLPEMRLPTFDGTIENWSSFYDLFSSTIDRNENLTLVQKLQYLRSTLTGKAAACIKSLTTTDVNYPAAIEILKEKFDCLRKTLLRHCDAIREIPKLAKDTPEAIDDLLDTLNQHLRALNNLGEPVATWNTLLISTILSKLNSDTILQWELTLPDKQMPSYTHLIKFLRKRANCSIVVNGTNLISRTRHPSVNTSPKNSQSNDLLVTAIIHAISKTHKPVTCRALIDTCSTTNFMTQDLAKKLSLPLKHCSIPVGALDTLTTVAKHIVKATIRSRIKNYQRTLTFLVVPNIATAIPGDTIDRATLNIPRNIELADPTFHRPAPIDMLLGAGTALSILSVGQINLSQPDDPDLYLQKTMLGWVIGGSAPTFKPIRSASCHTHTSLQFDLTRFWEIEDGPQIPHFSEAETACEEYFKNTITRNAEGRYVVSLPFNNDKPKLGESKSAAYKRFLSLERRLKRDPELNNQYKAIFKEYLDLGHMSEIPDPNEGYYLAHHGVLKMSSQTTKLRIVFDGSAASSTGLSLNDVLHTGPKIQDDLLYILLRFRTHQYVVTGDIEKMYRQFLIRPEDRKFQQVLWRDHNDNIKTFQLNTVTFGLSAAPYLAIRCLTQLADDEHHRFPQASKVLKQDFYVDDLITGTPTIQEAISLRKELTSLLNTAGLHIRQWASNDKRLLEDLSDENINQQLHLGESSIVKTLGIVWNSADDSITYTVRPILHTPRATKRFISSEIAKIYDPLGLLGPVIITAKLILQELWTLRIDWDESLPMAIHNKWSQYYSQLPLLNQARFRRKTIIQSASNIELHGFCDASERAYGACVYIRSQNNHGETIVELLVAKSRVAPLKSKSIPRLELCGSVLLASLMTTVKKALDLQIEHTVYWTDSTIVLHWLRSSPHTLKTFVANRVSEIQSTTTITDWRHVSSTDNPADLLSRGQTIKDFLQSSVWQNGPSWLQQEHSHWPTWETVLHINDPERKIAICMATIPVTKDAKILERYSSWTKLVRVIALCRRWRPGRIIKGSLTVSELSQSRVTILRMLQEIYFKTEILALRRQSDPYLHGKLAKLNPFLDQDGLLRVGGRLKNSTLTYSQKHPILLPKSHITTCIIMNEHKNLLHAGAQTTLYSLRRTYWPIDGRSLVWRTIHGCVRCRRASPPSVEYIMGNLPIARVTESRPFTNVGIDYCGPFFIKEKQHRNRGRVKVYVAVFVCLAIKAIHLELVSDLTSEAFIGALRRFIARRGFCVNLYSDNGTNFKGANNELRELRELLRSDDHLKKINTFLIERAINWHFIPPQAPHFGGLWEAAVKSFKYHLKRVVGPELLTFEGLNTLIIDVEAILNSRPLTPLSSDPSDLLALTPGHFLIGDALTSLRDRDLQGTPANRLSAWQRVQQLKQHFWKRWHREYLNELANRNKWTRGQHSIIEGAIVLLREDNVPSMHWPLGRIIKTHPGSDGIVRVATVRIASNVFDRSVKKLVPLLCHSEDRPRENNLTMVIRQNFYSIPSVANIVM, translated from the exons GACGAGTCACGGAACAACACGCGCAACAACCTTACTGAGTCAACAGCATCTATCGTATCAGCCCCCATAGCCGTAAAATTACCGGAGATGCGATTACCGACATTCGACGGAACCATTGAAAATTGGTCATCCTTCTACGACCTGTTTTCATCGACGATCGACCGCAACGAAAACCTCACCTTAGTGCAAAAATTGCAATACCTAAGATCAACCCTCACCGGGAAGGCCGCCGCATGCATCAAATCGTTAACAACGACCGATGTGAACTATCCTGCCGCCATTGAAATactgaaagaaaaattcgactgTCTACGCAAAACCCTTTTACGACATTGTGATGCGATTCGAGAGATTCCGAAGCTCGCAAAAGACACACCCGAAGCAATCGACGATTTACTAGACACCTTGAATCAACATCTACGCGCATTAAACAATCTCGGGGAACCCGTAGCAACTTGGAACACACTTCTTATATCAACAATCCTATCAAAACTCAATTCAGATACAATTTTGCAATGGGAACTCACGTTACCAGACAAGCAAATGCCATCATACACGCACCTCATCAAATTCTTACGAAAACGAGCAAACTGTTCAATAGTTGTCAACGGAACCAATCTAATCTCCAGAACTCGTCACCCCTCAGTAAATACATCTCCTAAAA ACTCCCAATCAAACGACCTTTTGGTTACGGCAATCATCCACGCTATCAGTAAGACACATAAACCAGTGACATGCCGGGCTTTAATCGACACCTGCTCGACCACAAATTTCATGACACAAGATCTTGCAAAGAAACTCTCCTTACCTCTAAAACATTGTTCTATTCCGGTCGGCGCGCTCGATACTCTCACTACTGTAGCGAAACACATCGTCAAGGCCACCATCCGTTCCAGAATCAAGAACTATCAACGAACTCTCACCTTTTTAGTCGTGCCCAACATTGCAACCGCAATTCCAGGCGATACAATTGATCGCGCTACCCTAAACATCCCAAGAAACATCGAACTCGCAGATCCTACGTTCCACCGCCCGGCACCAATCGACATGCTGTTAGGGGCCGGCACGGCATTATCCATTTTAAGTGTAGGTCAGATCAATCTTTCACAACCCGATGACCCAGACCTATATCTCCAGAAAACAATGTTGGGTTGGGTAATCGGGGGGAGCGCACCCACATTCAAACCAATAAGAAGTGCTTCatgccacacacacacatcactCCAATTCGATCTCACACGTTTTTGGGAAATTGAAGACGGTCCACAAATACCTCATTTCTCAGAAGCAGAAACAGCATGTGAGGAATATTTCAAAAACACGATCACACGAAACGCGGAAGGAAGATACGTCGTATCACTTCCATTCAACAACGACAAACCAAAACTCGGAGAATCGAAGTCAGCAGCCTATAAACGATTTCTATCCTTAGAAAGAAGGTTAAAACGAGATCCGGAGTTAAACAATCAGTATAAAGCTATTTTTAAGGAATATCTGGATCTTGGCCACATGTCCGAGATCCCTGATCCCAACGAAGGCTATTACCTTGCACACCACGGGGTACTCAAGATGTCCAGCCAAACCACCAAGCTCCGCATCGTTTTCGACGGATCAGCTGCCTCAAGCACGGGTCTATCACTCAACGACGTACTACATACTGGCCCCAAAATCCAAGATGATTTATTGTATATTCTTCTGAGATTCCGCACACATCAATACGTTGTCACTGGTGACATCGAAAAGATGTACCGACAATTTTTAATACGTCCAGAAGATAGGAAATTTCAAcaagtactctggcgagaccatAACGACAACATTAAGACGTTCCAACTGAACACCGTCACGTTCGGACTATCAGCAGCGCCCTATTTGGCCATACGATGCTTAACCCAATTAGCGGACGATGAACATCACCGGTTTCCCCAGGCGTCCAAAGTTTTAAAACAAGATTTCTATGTAGACGATCTGATAACTGGAACCCCCACGATCCAAGAAGCCATCTCATTGCGCAAGGAATTAACATCATTACTCAACACAGCAGGGTTACACATCAGGCAATGGGCATCCAACGACAAACGTTTACTCGAAGATCTATCCGACGAAAACATAAATCAACAATTACATTTAGGCGAATCATCAATCGTCAAAACTTTAGGGATAGTCTGGAATTCGGCAGATGACTCCATCACCTACACTGTTAGACCCATTCTCCACACACCCCGCGCCACCAAACGCTTTATTAGTTCAGAAATTGCAAAAATTTATGACCCTCTAGGCCTATTAGGACCAGTCATCATTACGGCAAAACTAATCCTTCAGGAGCTCTGGACTTTAAGAATCGATTGGGACGAATCCTTACCCATGGCAATACACAATAAATGGAGTCAATATTACTCTCAATTACCTCTGCTCAACCAGGCAAGATTCCGGCGAAAAACCATCATTCAATCTGCATCCAACATTGAACTACATGGGTTCTGCGATGCTAGCGAAAGAGCCTACGGGGCCTGCGTGTATATTCGATCTCAGAACAATCACGGGGAGACAATCGTGGAACTTCTAGTCGCAAAATCCAGAGTCGCACCTTTAAAGAGCAAATCCATTCCGCGACTCGAATTATGTGGGTCGGTGTTGCTAGCATCGCTCATGACCACCGTGAAGAAGGCACTAGACCTGCAGATCGAACACACAGTATATTGGACAGATTCCACGATAGTTTTACATTGGTTGAGATCCTCACCACACACCTTAAAAACCTTCGTCGCTAACAGAGTGTCTGAAATTCAATCAACTACAACCATCACAGATTGGCGCCACGTCAGTTCTACAGACAACCCTGCAGATTTGTTGTCGCGGGGTCAAACAATTAAAGACTTTTTACAATCATCCGTTTGGCAGAACGGTCCATCTTGGCTCCAACAAGAGCACTCGCACTGGCCTACTTGGGAAACAGTTCTACACATTAACGATCCGGAGCGAAAAATCGCAATTTGCATGGCAACAATTCCTGTCACAAAAGACGCGAAAATCCTCGAACGGTATTCATCATGGACAAAATTAGTGCGAGTCATTGCACTCTGTCGGCGATGGAGGCCGGGTCGAATCATTAAGGGAAGCCTGACTGTTTCTGAACTATCCCAATCAAGGGTTACCATCCTCAGAATGCTCCAGgaaatatatttcaaaacaGAAATACTGGCGCTTCGTCGTCAATCGGATCCCTATCTACACGGAAAACTGGCCAAATTGAATCCATTTCTCGATCAAGACGGACTTCTGAGAGTGGGAGGACGTCTCAAAAACTCAACTCTGACCTACTCTCAAAAACATCCAATTCTCCTTCCAAAATCACATATCACCACCTGCATCATAATGAATGAACACAAGAATCTTCTACATGCGGGAGCACAAACCACGTTATATTCACTAAGACGAACGTACTGGCCAATAGACGGTAGAAGTCTGGTATGGAGAACCATTCATGGATGTGTACGTTGCCGGCGAGCAAGTCCTCCATCCGTGGAATATATTATGGGTAATCTACCAATAGCACGAGTGACAGAATCGCGTCCATTCACAAACGTAGGAATCGACTACTGCGGACCTTTTTTtatcaaagaaaaacaacaCCGCAACCGCGGTCGAGTCAAGGTTTATGTGGCAGTCTTTGTTTGTCTCGCAATAAAAGCGATTCATCTTGAACTAGTCAGTGACCTAACCAGCGAAGCATTCATTGGAGCATTACGTCGATTCATCGCAAGAAGGGGATTTTGTGTGAACTTATATTCAGATAACGGTACAAATTTCAAGGGAGCCAATAATGAACTACGAGAACTCCGAGAACTCTTACGATCAGACGACCATCTCAAAAAAATCAATACCTTCCTCATTGAACGAGCCATCAATTGGCATTTTATTCCTCCACAAGCTCCACATTTTGGAGGCTTATGGGAAGCTGCGGTAAAGTCTTTTAAATATCATCTAAAACGCGTCGTAGGCCCGGAGTTACTCACATTTGAAGGGCTTAATACACTGATTATCGATGTCGAAGCTATCCTCAACTCTCGACCCCTCACTCCACTTTCTTCAGATCCCTCCGACCTCCTCGCACTCACTCCAGGTCATTTTCTCATCGGTGATGCACTCACGAGCTTGCGCGATCGCGATCTACAAGGAACCCCTGCAAATCGATTATCAGCATGGCAGCGTGTTCAACAATTGAAACAACATTTCTGGAAGCGCTGGCATCGTGAATATCTGAATGAATTGGCAAATCGCAATAAATGGACCAGGGGTCAACATTCCATCATCGAAGGTGCAATCGTTCTGCTCAGAGAAGACAACGTACCCTCAATGCACTGGCCTCTCGGACGAATCATTAAAACTCAcccaggctccgacggcattGTTCGCGTAGCTACTGTCAGGATAGCCTCAAACGTGTTCGACCGGAGCGTGAAAAAACTTGTACCGTTATTGTGTCACTCGGAGGATCGACCACGAGAGAACAACTTAACCATG GTCATAAGGCAAAACTTCTATTCCATACCAAGCGTCGCCAACATTGTAATGTAG